In Papaver somniferum cultivar HN1 chromosome 1, ASM357369v1, whole genome shotgun sequence, a genomic segment contains:
- the LOC113320669 gene encoding heat shock cognate 70 kDa protein 1-like, with protein sequence MAGRGAAIGIDLGTTYSCVGVWQHDRVEIIANDQGNRTTPSYVGFTDTERLIGDAAKNQASVNPINTVFVFVPPNEASIVRAAAGWALYSNFM encoded by the exons ATGGCTGGAAGAGGTGCAGCAATCGGGATTGATTTAGGTACAACATATTCATGTGTTGGTGTATGGCAACATGACCGAGTTGAGATTATTGCTAATGACCAAGGGAACAGAACTACACCTTCTTATGTTGGTTTTACTGATACTGAACGTTTGATTGGTGATGCTGCTAAGAATCAAGCTTCCGTGAATCCTATCAACACCGTTTTTG TCTTTGTTCCTCCAAATGAAGCTTCTATTGTGAGGGCTGCAGCTGGATGGGCACTGTATTCCAATTTCATGTAA